The genomic segment TCCGCCTTGACCATTCGAGTCACGCGGCCGGATGGTTCCATGGTATCCGGAGACGGTACCGGAGCCGCCTGGCCGACCGCGTATGACACGGTTGTAACCGACGCGGAAGGGCACTTCGACTACTTCTATTTCGTCAATGGTACCGCCGGGACGTACGTGGCGGACGTCATGGATGGCGGCTCCGTCGTTTCGGCTTGCTCGTTCGCCTGCTTTGCCGGGAGCAAGCCCAAGGTCGACGACGGCGCTTCAACCACGACGACGGTTCTTTCCATGGTGACGCTCGAATGGAACGATCCCGCCTCGGCGCCGACGCAGATGCGTGTGGCCAACGACGCGACGCCCGAGGACGGATGTTCCGATCTCGGCGGTGGAAGCTACACGGCCTGGCAGCCGGTAACCGATTCCAACGGCACCAACAGCATGGACTTCGCGTGGACACTCGACGCGGGACCGGAAGGCCAGCGCTCGGTTTGTGTTGAAGCCGCGAAAGGCGCGCTGGATGTTCCGATTGACTCGGCCGTGGACGAGGATCAAATCCTCCTGGCGGTCGAGAATCCGCCGTTGGGCGATGCGTGCGGTCTGGACGTCGTGCTTGTCATCGACGTTTCTGGCAGCGTCAACTCTACGCAGCTCGCTCAGTCGAAAGCGGCATTCGTTGGATTCGTCAACGCGCTGCTCCCCAGCACGCCAACGCAATTTGCCGTGGTCGAGTTCTCCACAACAGCGAACGTGCTTCTGGGATTCTCCTCATCGCCTGCCACCGTCATCGCCGCGATCAATTCCGCCGGTGGAGGTGGCTCCACCAACTGGGATGATGCCCTGTATGACGCGCGCCTTCTGTTTCCGAACCGCCTGGATAAGCCGGACCTCATCATCTTCTCTTCCGATGGCAATCCCAATTACCGCGGGGGCCACGCCAGTCACGGTAGTCCAACGAGCGTGTCCCCGGCCACGGCGCTGTCCTTTGCGGTCACCGAAGCGGACGCAGCGAAGACAGCCGGCATTCGGATTATCGCCCTCGGCATTGGTTCCGGCGTGAACATCGCTAATCTCCAGGCCATTTCAAGTCCCGACGCGGTAATCACCTCCGGCTTCGACACGCTTGCTGACGATCTGGCGGATCTTGCCATCCAAATATGCGGCGGCACGATCACGGTAAACAAGCTCATCGACGCCGACGGCAATCTCGCCACGACCGGCGACCAGACCCCCGCCATGGGGTGGACCTTCTCGACCAATGTGGACGCGCCGGACTTCTCGACGCCTGCCTCGGGCATGACCGATGGCAGCGGCCAGATCAACTTCGATATTGATCTGGGCGACGATCTCTCGGCAGTTGTCGATGTGATCGAGACACCGCAGGCGGGTTATGCCTTGCTCTCCGCAAGCTGTACGGTAAGCGGTACGCCTTCCGGGCTGGCGGTGAACGACATCACGGTGAGCCCTCTCGACGTCATCACGTGCACCTTCATCAATGCGGCTTTGTGCGGAAACGGCACGGTGGACGTCGGTGAGGATTGCGATGACGGCAATACCGTGGACGGCGATTGCTGCTCATCTACGTGCACCTTCGAAATCGCCGGGACGGCATGTGGCAACCAGACGCCGGAAGGTGCCTGCGATCTTGCTGATGTCTGCGATGGCGCCGGCATGTGCGTATCCAACCGCGTTCC from the Phycisphaerae bacterium genome contains:
- a CDS encoding VWA domain-containing protein; the protein is MRARGVGFAVAVVFVLTLLPIHRALGGSALEYKCSTAGTLSVCADMAKYLPDSWAYVSGNGYAPDSALTIRVTRPDGSMVSGDGTGAAWPTAYDTVVTDAEGHFDYFYFVNGTAGTYVADVMDGGSVVSACSFACFAGSKPKVDDGASTTTTVLSMVTLEWNDPASAPTQMRVANDATPEDGCSDLGGGSYTAWQPVTDSNGTNSMDFAWTLDAGPEGQRSVCVEAAKGALDVPIDSAVDEDQILLAVENPPLGDACGLDVVLVIDVSGSVNSTQLAQSKAAFVGFVNALLPSTPTQFAVVEFSTTANVLLGFSSSPATVIAAINSAGGGGSTNWDDALYDARLLFPNRLDKPDLIIFSSDGNPNYRGGHASHGSPTSVSPATALSFAVTEADAAKTAGIRIIALGIGSGVNIANLQAISSPDAVITSGFDTLADDLADLAIQICGGTITVNKLIDADGNLATTGDQTPAMGWTFSTNVDAPDFSTPASGMTDGSGQINFDIDLGDDLSAVVDVIETPQAGYALLSASCTVSGTPSGLAVNDITVSPLDVITCTFINAALCGNGTVDVGEDCDDGNTVDGDCCSSTCTFEIAGTACGNQTPEGACDLADVCDGAGMCVSNRVPSGTECRAAAGDCDVPEFCDGVAADCPSDALEPNTTECRASAGVCDPAEFCTGSSADCPADVLEPGSTECRASAGECDQAEFCTGSSADCPADGFEPNTTECRASAGVCDSAEFCTGTSASCPSDVFEPDTIECRSSTGVCDPAEFCTGSSADCPADVLEPGTTECRASAGDCDPAEFCTGSSADCPADVLEPGTTECRASAGACDPPEFCTGSSADCPADVFEPGSTECRPAAGVCDVAEFCTGSDADCPADAFLPDTTECNASTGDCDPAEYCTGSSADCPADEIAPFGTVCRVVAGPCDIEELCD